A stretch of Geomonas oryzisoli DNA encodes these proteins:
- a CDS encoding methyl-accepting chemotaxis protein, with the protein MLKNMKIGTRLMLSFGLVVLLLVGVAGTGYWGVKDGENTMVTVLDGEAKIAEHAARARANVLGMRRYEKDMFLNINDAKKVEEYYAKWNEEAGKTAERVADLEKVVRDKEDVEKTKTIKENFALYKAGFAKVAGSILDGKLKTPAEANAAVGAFKDETHKMENTAVELAQEGNKAMQQEKGMVLKATQRVVFLLITISIVAVLLAVALSFLVTSSIKKPLQVGVDTANRLADGDLTFEIGQTSKDETGQLLAAMRTMLNKLKEVVTEVKAATNYVAQGSQELSSSSEEMSQGASEQAAAAEEASSSMEQMTSNIRQNADNAIQTEKIAVKSAEDAKDGGKAVLETVHAMKEIASKINIIEEIARQTNLLALNAAIEAARAGEHGKGFAVVASEVRKLAERSQKAAGEISELSANSVSIAERAGELLAKMVPDIQKTAELVQEISAASREQDTGAEQINKAIQQLDTVIQQNASASEEMSSTAEELASQAEQLQSTITFFKTGDEGTAKARAVKSPKAKDKPGMKAMTAAKAAPAHAAPVHVGKAVGADLEMDEEFERF; encoded by the coding sequence ATGCTTAAGAACATGAAGATCGGTACCAGGTTGATGCTGAGTTTCGGGCTCGTCGTGCTGCTGTTGGTGGGAGTTGCCGGCACCGGTTACTGGGGGGTCAAGGACGGCGAAAACACCATGGTTACAGTTCTGGACGGTGAAGCCAAGATCGCCGAACATGCAGCCAGGGCCAGGGCCAACGTCTTAGGCATGAGGCGCTATGAAAAGGACATGTTCCTGAACATCAACGATGCTAAAAAGGTCGAGGAGTATTACGCCAAGTGGAACGAGGAAGCGGGCAAGACGGCCGAACGCGTCGCGGACCTGGAAAAGGTGGTGCGGGACAAGGAGGACGTGGAGAAGACCAAGACCATAAAAGAAAACTTCGCCCTCTATAAGGCAGGCTTTGCGAAGGTGGCCGGCTCCATCCTGGACGGCAAGTTGAAGACACCGGCCGAGGCCAACGCCGCCGTTGGCGCCTTCAAGGATGAAACCCACAAGATGGAGAATACTGCTGTCGAACTGGCTCAGGAAGGAAACAAGGCCATGCAGCAGGAAAAAGGAATGGTCCTGAAAGCGACTCAGCGCGTCGTCTTCCTGCTGATCACCATTTCCATAGTTGCGGTGCTGCTTGCCGTCGCCCTCAGCTTTCTCGTGACATCCAGCATCAAGAAACCGCTGCAGGTCGGCGTCGATACGGCGAACCGTCTTGCCGACGGGGACCTGACCTTCGAGATCGGGCAGACCTCCAAGGACGAAACCGGGCAGCTCCTCGCCGCCATGAGGACCATGCTGAACAAGCTGAAGGAGGTGGTCACCGAGGTTAAGGCGGCCACCAACTACGTGGCGCAGGGGAGCCAGGAGCTCTCCTCCAGTTCCGAGGAGATGTCGCAGGGGGCGAGCGAGCAGGCGGCGGCCGCCGAGGAAGCTTCTTCCAGCATGGAGCAGATGACCTCCAACATCCGCCAGAACGCAGACAACGCGATCCAGACCGAAAAGATCGCGGTGAAATCGGCGGAAGACGCCAAAGACGGCGGCAAGGCGGTACTGGAAACCGTCCACGCCATGAAGGAGATCGCCAGCAAGATCAACATCATCGAAGAGATCGCGCGCCAGACCAACCTATTGGCGCTGAACGCGGCCATCGAGGCGGCCCGCGCGGGCGAGCACGGCAAGGGTTTTGCCGTGGTGGCGAGCGAGGTGAGGAAACTCGCGGAACGGAGCCAGAAGGCAGCGGGAGAGATTTCCGAGCTTTCCGCCAACAGCGTGAGCATCGCGGAAAGGGCCGGGGAACTGCTGGCCAAGATGGTCCCGGACATCCAGAAGACCGCCGAACTGGTCCAGGAGATCAGCGCCGCCAGCCGGGAGCAGGACACCGGCGCCGAGCAGATCAACAAGGCGATTCAGCAGCTCGACACCGTGATCCAGCAAAACGCCAGCGCCTCAGAGGAGATGTCCTCCACGGCCGAGGAGCTCGCCTCGCAGGCGGAACAGCTGCAAAGCACCATCACCTTCTTCAAGACCGGCGATGAAGGCACGGCAAAGGCAAGAGCCGTCAAGTCGCCGAAGGCGAAGGACAAGCCGGGCATGAAGGCGATGACCGCCGCCAAGGCAGCCCCGGCCCATGCCGCCCCCGTGCATGTAGGAAAGGCCGTAGGGGCCGACCTGGAGATGGACGAGGAGTTCGAGCGCTTCTAG
- a CDS encoding tetratricopeptide repeat protein, producing the protein MKKRNKAARTEQAVAAQAAPEQAEELSLLRDPLVHILLVLAVGFAVYSNIIWAPFVFDDQPFLAGNPLVKDFGFFTDPQRVFALPINPDLKNNFMLRPVAYFTFALNYAFHGLDVGGYHVVNLLVHLVNALLVYLLVWLTLRTPLFLGEEGEGGEEAGQPAQRFCYLPLVCSLLFVCHPLQTQAVTYVIQRFVPLVAFFYVGTLVLYVAARLARAKAARTGLYLGALLACVLAMKTKENAFTLPVLILFYEWVFFRDAFTCPRLLRLLPFALTMAIIPVKLMQLSARGGTAPGGTVAGAVNLVNFKQVSSWEYLMTQFGVIATYLRLLLLPVGQNFDYDYPLQRAFLTPAVLLPLALLLALAAVGAWLLFRSRRDPRCAPLALVGFGVWWFFITLSVESSVVPIDDLIFEHRAYLPSAGFFMAAVTGFFFLLPRRAGAPMATSRPAVAVLALLVTASAAAAYARNTVWQTPVALWRDAVQKSPAKHRPHFSLGVALANTLPPWHTDDVNVMLQPMDAGQNEVLAEVVREFQTAIRIDPQSAAAHTFLGGALLVQKRYREAADALAIAARLEPNDARPHAFMGQVLEAQGDLAGARRKYQQAIAVDPSAQYAHLFLALLNVRERRHAEALAEYETAYALSPRADLEPKIARLREVSGGR; encoded by the coding sequence ATGAAGAAGCGAAATAAAGCGGCAAGAACGGAACAGGCGGTCGCCGCTCAGGCGGCGCCGGAGCAGGCTGAGGAGCTGAGCCTGCTGCGCGACCCCCTGGTCCATATCCTATTGGTACTGGCGGTAGGTTTCGCGGTCTACTCCAACATCATCTGGGCGCCTTTTGTGTTCGACGACCAGCCGTTTCTGGCCGGCAACCCCCTGGTCAAGGATTTCGGCTTCTTCACGGACCCGCAACGGGTGTTCGCGCTCCCGATCAACCCCGACCTCAAGAACAATTTCATGCTGCGCCCGGTCGCCTATTTCACCTTCGCGCTCAACTACGCCTTCCACGGTCTGGATGTCGGGGGGTACCATGTGGTCAACCTGTTGGTGCACCTGGTCAACGCGCTGCTCGTGTACCTGCTCGTATGGCTCACCCTGAGGACGCCGCTGTTTCTGGGGGAAGAAGGGGAAGGGGGGGAGGAGGCCGGCCAGCCCGCGCAGCGTTTCTGCTACCTCCCCCTTGTCTGCTCGCTCTTGTTCGTCTGCCATCCGCTGCAGACCCAGGCGGTCACCTACGTGATCCAGCGCTTCGTCCCGCTGGTCGCCTTTTTCTACGTCGGCACGCTGGTCCTCTACGTTGCCGCCCGGCTGGCCCGGGCCAAGGCGGCCCGGACCGGGCTGTACCTGGGGGCACTGTTAGCCTGCGTCCTGGCCATGAAGACCAAGGAGAACGCCTTCACCCTGCCGGTATTGATACTTTTCTACGAATGGGTCTTTTTCCGGGACGCGTTTACCTGTCCCCGCCTGCTCCGGCTGCTCCCCTTCGCGCTGACCATGGCCATAATCCCGGTCAAGCTGATGCAGCTCTCGGCCAGGGGGGGCACCGCCCCGGGGGGGACGGTGGCAGGCGCCGTGAACCTGGTCAACTTCAAGCAGGTCTCCTCCTGGGAATACCTGATGACCCAGTTCGGCGTCATCGCCACCTATCTGAGGCTTCTGCTGCTGCCGGTGGGGCAGAACTTCGACTACGACTACCCGCTGCAGCGGGCGTTTCTTACCCCGGCCGTCCTGCTTCCGCTGGCCCTGCTCCTGGCGCTCGCGGCGGTCGGCGCGTGGCTTTTGTTCCGGTCGCGCCGCGATCCCCGCTGCGCCCCGCTCGCCCTCGTCGGTTTCGGTGTCTGGTGGTTCTTCATCACCCTGAGCGTCGAATCGAGCGTCGTGCCGATCGACGACCTGATTTTCGAGCACCGGGCCTACCTCCCCTCGGCCGGCTTCTTCATGGCCGCGGTCACCGGATTTTTCTTCCTTTTGCCGCGGCGTGCCGGTGCGCCGATGGCGACGTCGCGACCGGCCGTCGCCGTCCTGGCCCTGCTGGTCACGGCAAGTGCGGCGGCAGCCTACGCGAGGAACACGGTATGGCAGACGCCTGTCGCCCTCTGGCGCGATGCGGTGCAAAAGAGTCCGGCGAAGCACCGTCCCCACTTCTCGCTGGGGGTGGCCCTGGCCAATACCCTGCCCCCCTGGCATACCGACGATGTCAACGTCATGCTGCAGCCCATGGATGCCGGGCAGAACGAGGTGCTCGCCGAGGTGGTGCGCGAGTTCCAGACCGCCATCAGGATCGACCCGCAGTCGGCGGCCGCCCACACCTTCCTGGGAGGGGCGCTCCTGGTTCAGAAAAGGTACCGGGAGGCGGCCGACGCGCTTGCCATCGCCGCCCGCCTGGAACCCAACGACGCCCGTCCCCACGCGTTCATGGGCCAGGTCCTTGAGGCACAGGGTGATCTGGCGGGCGCGCGCCGCAAGTACCAGCAAGCCATCGCCGTCGATCCATCCGCCCAGTACGCTCATCTTTTCCTGGCGCTGCTGAACGTCCGGGAGCGCAGGCACGCCGAGGCTCTTGCCGAATACGAGACCGCCTATGCCCTTTCCCCTCGGGCCGACCTGGAACCGAAGATCGCCCGCCTGCGGGAAGTGTCAGGGGGGCGGTGA
- a CDS encoding response regulator, whose translation MTQTIMIVEDEEKLASLLGDYLKQSGFETVWVANGTEVVPRVREKQPDLVLLDLMLPGRDGLEICKEIRTFSQLPIIMITARVEEIDRLLGLELGADDYICKPFSPREVVARVKTVLRRSVEHPSQSSGGLTLAPDRYSAQWQGRDLDLTVVEFKLLHFLFQNPGRIYSRTQLMDRIYPDQRIVSDRTIDSHIKKLRKKISAVAPDQELIHSIYGAGYKYEPPTQN comes from the coding sequence ATGACACAGACCATCATGATCGTCGAGGACGAGGAAAAGCTGGCGAGCCTTTTGGGGGATTACCTGAAGCAGTCAGGGTTCGAAACCGTGTGGGTCGCCAACGGGACCGAGGTGGTGCCGCGGGTACGGGAAAAGCAGCCCGACCTCGTGCTGCTCGACCTGATGCTCCCCGGGCGCGACGGCCTTGAGATCTGCAAGGAGATCCGCACCTTCTCGCAGCTCCCCATCATCATGATCACCGCCCGCGTCGAGGAGATCGACCGGCTGCTCGGCCTGGAGCTTGGTGCCGACGACTACATCTGCAAACCCTTCAGCCCCCGCGAGGTGGTGGCGCGGGTGAAAACCGTGCTGCGCCGCAGCGTGGAGCATCCCTCCCAATCGAGCGGCGGCCTCACCCTGGCCCCTGACCGCTACTCCGCCCAATGGCAGGGGCGCGACCTCGACCTGACCGTGGTCGAATTCAAGCTTTTGCACTTTCTCTTCCAGAACCCGGGGCGCATCTACTCCCGCACCCAGCTGATGGACCGGATCTACCCGGACCAGCGCATCGTCAGCGACCGGACCATCGACAGTCACATCAAGAAGCTGCGCAAGAAGATCTCGGCGGTGGCCCCGGACCAGGAACTGATCCACTCCATCTACGGAGCCGGGTACAAGTACGAGCCCCCCACCCAGAACTAA
- a CDS encoding class I SAM-dependent methyltransferase, with the protein MNPSEYRVMFEAEDTHWWYVGLHELVLAHVTREAGRLGRPLRILDAGCGTGKLCQLLAPLGEVEGVDASPEAIRYSRRRGVAARLGDLNALALEPQAYDVITCIDVLYHAKVRSDVEVMKALRQALRPGGMLVLNLVALEWLRSSHDVAVHTRERYREGTLRERLTAAGFDVELLTFRVCLLFPPIAICRLLRGIWGRREGGASDVAVPSPFVNALLVRVMRAENALLQRGKLPIGSSLFSVARKGDAEQETL; encoded by the coding sequence ATGAACCCTTCCGAGTACCGGGTCATGTTCGAGGCGGAGGATACGCACTGGTGGTACGTGGGGCTGCATGAACTGGTCCTTGCCCACGTGACGCGGGAAGCCGGGCGCCTGGGCAGGCCTTTGCGCATCCTCGACGCCGGCTGCGGCACTGGAAAGCTGTGCCAGCTTCTGGCTCCCTTGGGTGAGGTGGAGGGGGTGGATGCGTCGCCGGAGGCGATCCGCTACAGCCGCCGGCGCGGGGTCGCGGCAAGACTGGGCGACCTGAACGCCTTGGCGCTCGAGCCGCAGGCGTACGACGTGATTACCTGCATCGACGTGCTCTACCACGCGAAGGTCCGCAGCGACGTGGAGGTGATGAAGGCGTTGCGCCAGGCGCTGCGGCCGGGGGGGATGCTGGTGCTCAACCTGGTCGCCCTGGAATGGCTGCGCAGCTCCCACGATGTCGCGGTCCACACCCGCGAGCGCTACCGCGAGGGGACCCTGCGCGAGAGGCTGACGGCCGCGGGTTTCGACGTCGAGCTGCTTACCTTCCGGGTGTGCCTTTTGTTTCCGCCCATCGCCATCTGCCGTCTGCTGCGGGGGATATGGGGGCGCCGCGAGGGGGGGGCGTCGGACGTGGCGGTTCCTTCACCTTTTGTGAACGCGCTCCTGGTGCGGGTCATGCGGGCGGAGAACGCCTTGCTGCAAAGGGGCAAGCTGCCGATCGGGTCCTCGCTATTTTCCGTTGCCAGAAAGGGTGATGCGGAACAGGAGACACTATGA
- a CDS encoding CBS domain-containing protein, translating into MLVRDRMTKNPITIIPDISVTEALRLMGEKKIRRLPVVDRSGQLVGIVSDRDLFQASPSPATSLAVWEIHDLLAKLTVEKCMAKDVITVSEDTPLEEAARIMVDRRIGGLPVVNAGKLVGIITESDLFNILLELLGGRRQGVRLTVATTGAKGTLADVTKTIYEAGGNIVGLGFSEVDGNQADTWINTFKVQGVSKETLVEAIRPHVREIMDVRETS; encoded by the coding sequence ATGCTAGTACGAGACAGGATGACTAAAAACCCGATTACCATCATTCCCGACATCTCGGTTACCGAGGCGCTGCGACTGATGGGAGAGAAGAAGATCCGGCGCCTCCCCGTAGTAGACCGCTCCGGTCAACTGGTCGGTATCGTCTCCGACCGTGACCTGTTCCAGGCCTCCCCGTCGCCGGCCACCTCGCTGGCAGTCTGGGAAATCCACGACCTCCTGGCGAAACTTACCGTGGAGAAGTGCATGGCGAAGGACGTCATCACCGTCTCCGAGGATACCCCGCTCGAAGAGGCCGCCCGTATCATGGTCGATCGCAGGATCGGCGGCCTGCCGGTAGTGAACGCGGGCAAACTGGTGGGCATCATCACCGAATCCGACCTGTTCAACATCCTGCTCGAGCTTTTGGGCGGTCGCCGCCAGGGGGTCCGCCTCACCGTCGCCACCACCGGCGCCAAGGGGACTCTCGCGGACGTCACCAAAACCATCTACGAGGCAGGCGGCAACATCGTGGGCCTTGGCTTCAGCGAGGTCGACGGCAACCAGGCCGACACTTGGATCAACACCTTCAAGGTGCAGGGGGTTTCCAAGGAAACGCTGGTGGAGGCGATCCGGCCGCACGTGCGCGAGATCATGGACGTGCGCGAAACCTCGTGA
- a CDS encoding ABC-F family ATP-binding cassette domain-containing protein: MISASNVTLSYGKRVLFKDVNIKFTPGNCYGLIGANGAGKSTFLKILSGEIDADKGEISVGKGRIAVLKQDQFAYDEHTVFNTVIMGHKKLYEVMSEREAIYSKPEFSEEDGIRSAELEAEFAEMNGYEAESEAAVLLNGLGIPEELRGKLMKELEAGEKVRVLLAQALFGNPDVLLLDEPTNHLDLKSIAWLEDFLYRFNNTVIVVSHDRHFLNQVCTHIADIDFGRIQVYVGNYDFWYQASQLNLKQRQDEARKVQDKAAELKEFIQRFSSNASKAKQATSRKKLLEKLTIEDMPISSRKYPWVVFKPERPCGDIILEVKGLSKTVDGVQLFKDLDLMVRKGDKIAFVGSNSLAKTTLFQILAGELEPDEGTFRWGVTITNAYFPKENGDYFKGDLNLIEWLGQYSPPTEGESFARGFLGRMLFSGDEATKKTSVLSGGERVRCMLSRMMLTGANALILDEPTNHLDLESITALNNGLISYTEVVLFASHDHEFVSTVANRIIEITPAGIIDRDMNFDDYLEDADVIAERERLCNGHAELSL; encoded by the coding sequence ATGATCAGCGCATCAAACGTCACCCTGTCCTACGGCAAGCGGGTGCTGTTCAAGGACGTAAACATAAAGTTCACCCCGGGCAACTGCTACGGCCTGATCGGCGCCAACGGCGCCGGCAAGTCGACCTTCCTCAAGATCCTCTCCGGCGAGATCGATGCCGACAAGGGGGAGATCTCGGTCGGCAAAGGGAGGATCGCGGTCCTCAAGCAGGACCAGTTCGCCTACGACGAGCACACCGTCTTCAACACGGTGATCATGGGTCACAAGAAGCTCTACGAGGTGATGTCCGAGCGCGAGGCGATCTACTCCAAGCCCGAGTTCAGCGAGGAGGACGGCATCCGTTCCGCCGAACTGGAGGCGGAGTTCGCCGAGATGAACGGCTACGAGGCGGAGAGCGAGGCGGCGGTGCTCTTGAACGGCCTGGGCATCCCCGAAGAGCTGCGCGGCAAGCTGATGAAGGAGCTGGAAGCGGGTGAGAAGGTGCGCGTGCTCCTGGCGCAGGCCCTCTTCGGCAACCCTGACGTGCTCCTTCTGGACGAGCCGACCAACCACCTGGACCTGAAGTCGATCGCATGGCTCGAGGACTTCCTGTACCGCTTCAACAATACCGTGATCGTCGTTTCCCACGACCGTCACTTCCTGAACCAGGTCTGCACCCACATAGCCGACATCGATTTCGGCCGCATCCAGGTCTACGTCGGCAACTACGACTTCTGGTACCAGGCGAGCCAGCTGAACCTGAAGCAGCGCCAGGACGAGGCCCGCAAGGTCCAGGACAAGGCGGCCGAACTGAAGGAGTTCATCCAGCGCTTCTCCTCCAACGCCTCCAAGGCCAAGCAGGCGACCTCCAGGAAGAAGCTCCTCGAGAAGCTGACCATCGAGGACATGCCCATCTCTTCGCGCAAGTACCCGTGGGTGGTGTTCAAGCCGGAGCGCCCCTGCGGCGACATCATCCTCGAGGTGAAAGGGCTCTCCAAGACCGTGGACGGGGTGCAGCTCTTCAAGGACCTGGACCTGATGGTGAGAAAGGGCGACAAGATCGCCTTCGTGGGGAGCAACTCGCTGGCGAAGACCACCCTGTTCCAGATCCTGGCAGGCGAACTGGAACCGGACGAGGGGACCTTCCGCTGGGGCGTCACCATCACCAACGCCTACTTCCCCAAGGAGAACGGCGACTACTTCAAGGGCGACTTGAACCTGATCGAGTGGCTGGGGCAGTACTCCCCGCCGACGGAAGGGGAAAGCTTCGCGCGCGGCTTCCTGGGCAGGATGCTCTTCTCCGGCGACGAGGCAACCAAGAAGACCAGCGTCCTCTCCGGCGGTGAGCGCGTGCGCTGCATGCTCTCCAGGATGATGCTGACCGGCGCCAACGCGCTCATCCTGGACGAGCCGACCAACCACCTGGACCTGGAGTCGATCACCGCCCTCAACAACGGGCTCATCTCCTACACCGAGGTGGTGCTGTTCGCCTCCCACGACCACGAGTTCGTCTCCACGGTGGCCAACAGGATCATCGAGATCACGCCGGCCGGCATCATCGACCGCGACATGAACTTCGACGACTACCTGGAGGACGCCGACGTCATCGCCGAGCGCGAGAGGCTGTGCAACGGGCACGCGGAGTTGAGCCTGTAA
- a CDS encoding ATP-binding protein — protein sequence MKVKIKYRLFFTMLAATGTVVICMFLIMQWSIGHGFLAYVNTMEKDRLQRLAHVLEQSYSINGSWDFLQQEPSTWFDVVAGTREGREGGESDAAQRRMGRRGFMNLTGQGQHLPQRFAYRFEGRVVLLDPDKRLIQGTQGSLETAQVKKLASDGEVIGYLALRPRQRLTDTYQLLFVQQQKLTMGLVAVVMLLVSAALSLPLANRLVEPIKRLAGSLHRLASGEYDTRVPVGSNDELGQLARDFNTLALSLENNERARRRYLADISHELRTPLSILRGEIEALQDGVRPLGPESMRSLHAEVMHLGRLVEDLYQISMSDIGALNYRKELVDLTELMEDTLEPFAAKFRNKSIALKHELPGEELTVFADGVRLNQLFSNLLDNSLKYTDQGGELSVRLRRDGGRAVVEFADSAPGVQPEELARLFDRLFRVENSRNRALGGAGLGLAICKNIVEAHEGTIVAHPSPKGGVLIRIELPLTGSWT from the coding sequence ATGAAGGTAAAGATCAAATACAGGCTCTTTTTCACCATGCTTGCCGCAACCGGCACCGTGGTGATCTGTATGTTCCTCATCATGCAGTGGAGCATCGGGCACGGCTTCCTCGCCTACGTCAACACCATGGAGAAGGACCGACTGCAGCGGCTGGCACACGTGCTGGAGCAGTCCTACAGCATTAACGGCAGCTGGGACTTCCTGCAACAGGAGCCCTCCACCTGGTTCGATGTCGTCGCCGGGACGCGGGAAGGGCGCGAGGGGGGCGAAAGCGATGCCGCGCAGCGCAGGATGGGGCGGCGCGGGTTCATGAACCTGACCGGCCAGGGGCAGCACCTGCCGCAGCGCTTCGCCTACCGTTTCGAAGGACGCGTGGTGCTGCTCGATCCCGACAAGCGCCTCATCCAGGGGACCCAGGGGAGCCTGGAGACCGCGCAGGTGAAGAAGCTCGCCAGCGACGGCGAGGTGATAGGGTACCTGGCGCTGCGCCCGAGGCAGCGGCTCACCGATACCTACCAGCTCCTCTTCGTGCAGCAGCAAAAACTCACCATGGGGCTCGTGGCGGTCGTGATGCTGCTGGTGTCGGCTGCGCTGTCACTCCCCCTGGCCAACCGCCTGGTCGAGCCGATCAAGAGGCTCGCCGGCTCCCTGCACCGACTCGCCTCCGGGGAGTACGACACCAGGGTGCCGGTGGGCTCCAACGACGAACTGGGGCAGTTGGCCCGCGACTTCAACACGCTGGCCCTCTCCCTGGAGAACAACGAGCGGGCCCGCCGGCGCTACCTGGCGGACATTTCCCATGAGCTGCGCACGCCGCTCTCCATCCTGCGCGGTGAGATAGAGGCGCTGCAGGACGGGGTGCGTCCCCTGGGACCCGAGTCGATGCGCTCGCTGCACGCCGAGGTGATGCACCTGGGGCGGCTGGTCGAGGACCTGTATCAGATCTCCATGTCCGACATCGGCGCGCTCAACTACAGAAAGGAGCTGGTCGACCTGACCGAGCTCATGGAAGACACCCTGGAGCCGTTCGCCGCGAAGTTCCGCAACAAGAGCATCGCGCTGAAGCACGAGCTCCCCGGCGAAGAGCTGACGGTGTTCGCAGACGGGGTCCGACTTAACCAGCTTTTCAGCAACCTTTTGGACAACTCGCTCAAGTACACCGACCAGGGGGGCGAGCTGTCGGTGCGGCTCAGGCGTGACGGTGGCCGGGCCGTGGTGGAATTTGCCGACTCGGCACCCGGGGTGCAGCCCGAGGAACTGGCCCGGCTCTTCGACCGGCTGTTCCGGGTGGAAAATTCGAGAAACCGCGCCCTGGGCGGCGCCGGGCTTGGCCTGGCCATCTGCAAGAACATCGTCGAGGCGCACGAGGGAACCATCGTGGCGCACCCCTCCCCCAAGGGGGGGGTGCTGATCAGGATAGAACTGCCGCTTACCGGGAGCTGGACATGA
- a CDS encoding methylenetetrahydrofolate reductase produces the protein MKIVDKMNRDSQFISLEFFPPKDKNEWPAFFQVVDRLAQLNPLFASVTYGAGGSTKGDTLEIVSRLKSEHGLDTMAHLTCIGAYRGDLQLFLDSLAEAGVNDVLALRGDLPKDAPPEFSACRTLLHASDLAAFIKESHPGMGIGVAGYPEVHPEAVDAEHDLSYLKLKLDQGGDFAITQLFFDNQLYFDFVAKARSIGIDKPIIPGIIPVVSLKVIQRIISLCGASLPAAYLAELEAADRAGGAAAVQEVGVAHARRQAEELLAAGVPGVHIYTLNRDQAVLDLVQGLLP, from the coding sequence ATGAAAATAGTAGACAAGATGAACCGTGACAGTCAGTTCATCTCTCTTGAGTTTTTTCCGCCCAAAGACAAGAACGAGTGGCCCGCCTTCTTCCAGGTGGTAGATCGCCTGGCACAGCTTAATCCCCTTTTCGCCTCGGTCACCTACGGTGCCGGCGGGAGCACCAAGGGGGACACCCTCGAGATCGTGAGTCGCCTGAAAAGCGAGCACGGCCTCGATACCATGGCCCACCTGACCTGCATCGGCGCCTACCGAGGCGACCTGCAGCTCTTCCTGGACAGCCTGGCCGAGGCGGGGGTGAACGACGTCCTGGCCCTGCGCGGCGACCTGCCCAAGGATGCGCCCCCCGAGTTCTCCGCCTGCCGCACGCTCTTGCACGCCTCCGATCTCGCCGCATTCATCAAGGAGTCTCACCCCGGCATGGGGATCGGCGTGGCCGGCTATCCCGAGGTGCACCCCGAGGCGGTCGATGCCGAACACGATCTCTCATACCTGAAACTGAAGCTGGACCAGGGGGGCGACTTCGCCATCACGCAGCTCTTTTTCGACAACCAGCTCTACTTCGATTTCGTCGCGAAGGCCCGTTCCATCGGCATTGACAAGCCTATCATTCCCGGTATCATCCCCGTGGTGAGCCTCAAGGTGATACAGCGGATCATCTCCCTGTGCGGGGCGAGCCTCCCGGCGGCCTACCTGGCCGAACTGGAGGCCGCGGACCGGGCAGGGGGGGCGGCTGCTGTCCAGGAGGTCGGGGTGGCCCACGCACGCAGGCAGGCCGAGGAACTTTTGGCCGCCGGCGTCCCCGGAGTGCATATCTACACGCTGAACCGCGACCAGGCGGTGCTCGACCTGGTGCAAGGACTGCTGCCGTAG